A region from the Algoriphagus machipongonensis genome encodes:
- a CDS encoding mechanosensitive ion channel family protein yields MQDNLNQVAKEKAQSFIEWFQELMNYSLFNLGESQLTVGLILTLSISFVFLFIVTEWIRRFMVHKVLNRYQIDTGTRQSIGTMVKYILILAGIFSILQTNGIDLSAFGILAGALGVGIGFGLQNITNNFISGLIILFEQPIKVGDRIEVGDVTGDVIKISARSTMIVTNDNISIIVPNSQFIDSQVINWSHNDRNIRFNFAVGVSYKENPEKVKAILMEVAKAHKGVLSVPEPDVLFEDYGDSSINFNLRVWTSEYINRPKILKSQLYYEIFRRFGEEGVEIPFPQRDLHLRSGFENISK; encoded by the coding sequence ATGCAAGACAACTTAAATCAAGTCGCAAAAGAAAAAGCTCAATCATTCATTGAATGGTTTCAGGAGCTAATGAATTACAGCCTTTTCAATTTAGGGGAATCACAATTGACAGTAGGATTGATTCTTACCCTATCAATTTCTTTTGTTTTCCTTTTTATCGTGACGGAGTGGATCCGAAGATTTATGGTTCACAAAGTCTTGAATAGATACCAGATAGATACCGGAACAAGGCAGTCTATTGGTACAATGGTCAAATACATTTTAATTTTAGCGGGTATTTTTTCTATTCTCCAAACCAATGGAATTGACCTGAGTGCTTTTGGAATCTTAGCAGGTGCGCTTGGTGTAGGTATCGGTTTTGGACTTCAAAACATCACCAACAATTTTATCTCTGGACTTATTATCCTTTTTGAGCAACCTATAAAAGTGGGTGATCGAATTGAAGTTGGAGATGTCACTGGAGATGTCATTAAAATCTCTGCACGATCTACTATGATTGTGACAAATGATAATATTTCCATCATCGTTCCGAACAGTCAATTCATTGATAGTCAAGTAATAAATTGGTCTCACAATGATAGAAACATCCGATTTAATTTCGCTGTAGGAGTATCTTACAAGGAGAATCCTGAAAAAGTAAAAGCCATTTTAATGGAAGTAGCCAAAGCACATAAAGGAGTCTTGAGTGTCCCTGAACCAGATGTTCTATTTGAAGATTATGGTGACAGCTCCATCAATTTCAATCTACGAGTCTGGACTTCAGAGTATATTAACCGACCAAAAATCTTAAAAAGCCAGCTTTATTACGAGATATTTAGGAGATTTGGGGAAGAGGGGGTTGAAATACCATTCCCTCAGCGAGACCTACATTTACGATCTGGGTTTGAAAATATAAGTAAATAG
- a CDS encoding DUF6089 family protein, with amino-acid sequence MRKLLFICLFLSAWSAHSQSFYRYRFEEPWSISASIGPTQYFGELYSFWKYSEGIQPDWNANFAIRRTIGTNLRARLEGTYYKMSGADEPSDPRAYRFPRNLTFRAKNWEISSIIEYHWHPVKVPNIHRPLWNPYIFAGLALSTNNPETQLDGEWVDLRPLQLENNPYERYIIAFPMGLGLKYKLNVYMDLIIEGNYRFTLTDYMDDISAYNVSEFYLDLVEDYVDGSNPDRLRLAIRNPRYLDDNGMPDVDKILQNGGRIRRGSGLRHRFDGYMTINVGLEIHLSEDIFENWIFRNRLYEKRFRFW; translated from the coding sequence ATGAGAAAACTGTTATTCATATGTCTATTTTTGAGCGCTTGGTCAGCCCATTCTCAAAGTTTCTATAGATATAGGTTTGAAGAGCCCTGGTCTATTTCTGCTAGCATTGGACCTACTCAATATTTTGGTGAGTTATATTCTTTTTGGAAATACAGCGAAGGGATTCAACCGGATTGGAATGCAAATTTCGCTATTCGAAGAACCATAGGCACCAACCTCAGGGCCAGACTGGAAGGCACTTATTATAAAATGTCTGGGGCCGATGAACCCTCTGATCCAAGAGCTTATAGATTTCCAAGAAACCTGACTTTTAGAGCAAAAAACTGGGAGATATCCAGTATCATAGAATACCATTGGCATCCTGTCAAAGTTCCTAATATCCATAGACCACTTTGGAACCCTTATATCTTCGCTGGTTTGGCTTTATCCACTAACAACCCAGAAACTCAATTGGATGGGGAATGGGTGGATTTACGTCCATTGCAGCTTGAAAACAATCCATATGAGCGGTATATCATTGCTTTCCCTATGGGACTTGGACTTAAATATAAGTTGAATGTCTACATGGATTTAATCATTGAAGGAAATTATCGATTCACTCTGACCGATTATATGGATGATATCTCTGCCTACAATGTCAGTGAATTTTATCTGGACTTAGTGGAAGACTATGTGGATGGAAGTAACCCCGACCGATTGAGATTAGCCATTAGAAACCCTAGGTATTTAGATGACAATGGCATGCCGGATGTAGATAAAATCTTACAAAACGGCGGCAGAATCCGTAGAGGGTCTGGTCTAAGACATCGCTTTGACGGATATATGACCATCAATGTGGGGCTTGAAATCCATTTATCTGAAGATATTTTTGAGAACTGGATATTCCGAAACAGACTTTACGAGAAACGATTTAGATTCTGGTAA
- a CDS encoding universal stress protein has protein sequence MKTLLVPFDFSPYSVAALRTAYKISQKSGAEILCVTVIPTELDWEFLSEKEKSKHPQIQQEYEEASELLPNFFKTIAPAKAPIQAIVKIGVPNDLILKVAHEYAPELIVLGAYGKGNEGSNFIGSTLQKVLRNAACPVLAVKEPVDGNVFRKIAFASSFTHEAKEAFSLIKPLVKLFRASVHLVYINTPDHFIDSVELQERMNQFVKGNEEVTFHPHTFNFQSVGLGLEKFGELNKVHLVALVTGHHEKIPSYQIGTTESLVYKSDLAVLSVKI, from the coding sequence ATGAAAACATTACTTGTACCATTTGATTTTTCCCCCTATTCTGTAGCTGCTTTGCGTACTGCTTATAAAATAAGTCAAAAGTCAGGAGCTGAAATTCTGTGTGTAACCGTCATTCCAACAGAGTTGGATTGGGAGTTTTTATCGGAGAAGGAGAAATCCAAACATCCTCAAATTCAGCAAGAATATGAGGAAGCTTCGGAGTTGTTACCCAACTTTTTTAAGACAATTGCTCCAGCCAAAGCGCCTATTCAGGCAATCGTGAAAATAGGTGTACCGAATGATTTGATTCTTAAAGTAGCCCATGAATATGCTCCCGAATTGATCGTTTTGGGTGCTTATGGGAAGGGAAATGAAGGAAGTAACTTTATTGGTAGCACCTTACAAAAAGTATTAAGAAATGCAGCTTGTCCTGTGTTGGCCGTAAAAGAACCCGTAGATGGTAATGTGTTTCGTAAAATTGCTTTTGCCTCAAGTTTTACCCACGAAGCAAAAGAAGCTTTTTCTTTAATTAAACCTCTGGTCAAGCTTTTTAGAGCTAGCGTCCATTTAGTTTATATCAATACACCGGATCACTTTATTGATTCTGTGGAGTTGCAGGAAAGGATGAATCAGTTTGTCAAAGGAAATGAAGAAGTGACTTTTCATCCACATACTTTCAACTTCCAGAGTGTAGGGTTGGGATTGGAGAAATTTGGGGAGCTCAATAAAGTACACCTTGTTGCTCTAGTCACTGGGCATCATGAAAAGATTCCAAGTTACCAGATAGGTACTACTGAAAGCCTTGTTTATAAAAGTGACTTGGCTGTATTGAGTGTAAAAATCTAA
- a CDS encoding GNAT family N-acetyltransferase, producing the protein MSELAIIPFSSDLKSEFEMINKTWVEEYFTLEPFDVAQLENPEKTIIEAGGDIVFAKMGDEIVGTVGLAKVEDGVFEMVKMGVKKSAQGHGVGMFLGKAILEKAKEMGGTKMVLYSSTKLQPALHIYKKLGFVESVPEAGKYCRCDVKMVLDLV; encoded by the coding sequence ATGAGCGAGCTGGCTATCATTCCATTTTCATCAGATCTCAAATCTGAATTTGAGATGATTAATAAAACCTGGGTAGAGGAATATTTTACTTTGGAGCCTTTTGATGTGGCTCAGTTAGAAAACCCGGAAAAAACCATTATTGAAGCAGGTGGTGATATTGTTTTTGCGAAAATGGGGGATGAGATCGTTGGGACGGTTGGTTTGGCAAAAGTGGAGGATGGTGTCTTTGAAATGGTAAAAATGGGAGTGAAAAAGAGCGCTCAAGGCCATGGTGTTGGCATGTTTTTAGGAAAAGCAATCCTTGAGAAAGCAAAAGAAATGGGAGGGACTAAAATGGTGCTTTACAGCAGTACCAAGCTCCAGCCTGCTCTCCATATTTATAAGAAACTGGGTTTTGTAGAATCTGTGCCTGAAGCAGGAAAATACTGTCGCTGTGATGTGAAAATGGTTTTAGATTTGGTCTAG
- a CDS encoding RidA family protein → MNLKQILVALAISFCLPFIAQAQSPEEKIKALGLELPEVGTPMGTYVKWRQVGNTLYLAGNGPDVFGKVGADLTVEEGYQAARETGIEILAVLKAATGGDLSRIKQFVKVLGMVNSAPDFTKHPAVINGFSDLMVEVFGEAGKHARSAVGVAALPNDIAVEIEVIVELKD, encoded by the coding sequence ATGAATTTAAAACAAATACTTGTCGCATTGGCAATTTCGTTTTGCCTTCCTTTCATTGCTCAGGCACAAAGCCCAGAAGAAAAAATTAAAGCATTGGGACTAGAACTACCTGAAGTGGGTACTCCAATGGGAACTTATGTAAAATGGAGACAAGTGGGAAACACACTTTATTTAGCTGGAAATGGACCTGATGTTTTTGGAAAAGTAGGTGCAGATCTCACCGTGGAAGAAGGTTACCAAGCCGCTAGAGAAACTGGAATCGAAATCCTGGCAGTGCTCAAAGCAGCTACAGGAGGTGACCTAAGCCGAATCAAGCAATTTGTAAAAGTCCTGGGAATGGTAAATTCTGCACCTGATTTCACCAAGCATCCTGCTGTAATCAATGGCTTTTCAGACTTGATGGTAGAAGTTTTTGGAGAAGCTGGGAAACACGCCCGATCCGCAGTAGGCGTTGCTGCTTTGCCTAATGATATCGCAGTGGAGATTGAGGTAATCGTCGAACTGAAAGACTAA
- a CDS encoding methylated-DNA--[protein]-cysteine S-methyltransferase — MPIIVTSLGNVLLEIQDEKLTRLQFTQDALSEEPLQGMAKEVKHQLDEYLSGKRKSFDLPLELEGTDFQKSVWKAVNEIPFGQTTTYMKLSQKLGNVAAIRAVGAAIGANPVLVIVPCHRIIGTDGKLTGYAGGLERKQALLEIEGFPVQQSLF; from the coding sequence ATGCCAATAATAGTTACCTCACTAGGAAATGTCCTCTTGGAAATTCAAGATGAAAAACTCACCCGACTTCAATTTACCCAAGATGCTTTGAGTGAAGAACCCTTGCAAGGAATGGCCAAAGAGGTGAAGCATCAACTGGATGAATACTTGTCCGGAAAGAGGAAATCTTTTGATCTTCCTCTTGAGTTAGAAGGCACGGATTTTCAAAAAAGTGTCTGGAAGGCGGTGAATGAAATCCCTTTTGGACAGACAACCACTTATATGAAGCTATCGCAAAAGCTTGGGAATGTAGCTGCAATCCGAGCTGTCGGTGCTGCCATTGGCGCCAATCCTGTTTTAGTGATTGTGCCTTGTCATCGAATTATCGGGACGGATGGGAAACTGACTGGCTATGCAGGAGGCTTGGAAAGAAAACAAGCTTTGCTGGAGATAGAAGGATTTCCAGTACAGCAAAGCTTGTTTTGA